From a region of the Zingiber officinale cultivar Zhangliang chromosome 4B, Zo_v1.1, whole genome shotgun sequence genome:
- the LOC121977051 gene encoding uncharacterized protein LOC121977051 isoform X3 gives MHNVSGMQRLEVKLGPASAMDYRTVILPLVKSFIRFHLEDLVDRDAREKSDAAREAFLAELAQDAKKNANKGNDTKHAHEKSKEKKKNKDYRKSKDQKSVGYIDQSSDHQHTTEQSESVVYGVTLEHDVVVSSGDYLTQKEEESKLRVELEAEERKLEETLEYQRRIEDETKQKHFAEQSKINAVAYLNNQTDGAFVVNSVANLNYDSRLQNKTVPTFVEGAEFGEFHFFEANMHYDNPNMRFKQRNKSGTTDQIDVGQQRSINDNSEKYNENCIDRMQAFDDYKDFPLKVGLQVNGVEKSVTNRTFSNSNSFQKIKKTSSQSHTKHKQGSAGTLYDGFLPLEQSKAKQVSKHNITRELPEGNERAFPFSKENRLLARCQNELYTQDNAAGQNEVRSAGQFQDVDEQRFQEELKQAVRESLEGNDYVVSATETGSISSQKEVLGTGLRNAVGEYNCFLNVIIQSLWHLRRFRDEFLKKSSVHGHVGDPCVVCALYDIFTDLRNASEGGLSDAVAPTSLRIALSNLYPDSKFFQEGQMNDASEVLSVIFDCLHKSFKVHSGDNDAGLQKNNSEGSWDCTNSSCIAHTLFGMNIDEQMNCYNCHSQTRHLKYTSFFQNINANSLRTAKIMCPESSLDDLLKTVEMNHRLSCDVEAGGCGKQNYVNHILSHPPHVFTAVLGWQSTTESADDISATLAAITTDVDIGVLYCGIDKGSEHSLISMVCYYGQHYHCFAYEHDQWVMYDDQTVKVIGGWEDVITTCKRGHLQPQVLFFETVN, from the exons ATGCACAATGTGAGTGGCATGCAGCGATTAGAAGTGAAGCTTGGACCCGCTTCAGCCATGGATTATCGTACTGTCATTTTGCCACTTGTAAAATCTTTTATTCGG TTTCATTTGGAGGATTTGGTAGACAGAGATGCTAGAGAAAAGTCTGATGCTGCAAGAGAAGCCTTCCTAGCAGAGCTTGCACAGGATGCTAAGAAGAATGCAAACAAAGGAAATGATACCAAGCATGCACATGAGAAatcaaaggagaagaagaagaataaagatTACAGGAAAAgtaaagatcaaaag AGTGTGGGTTATATTGATCAATCCTCAGATCATCAGCATACTACTGAACAATC TGAGTCTGTTGTATATGGTGTTACCTTGGAGCATGATGTTGTTGTATCAAGTGGTGATTACCTGACACAGAAAGAAGAGGAGTCTAAACTTAGAGTGGAACTTGAGGCTGAAGAAAGGAAACTTGAGGAGACATTGGAGTATCAAAGGAGGATTGAAGATGAGACAAAGCAGAAACACTTTGCAGAACAATCTAAAATCAATGCTGTGGCTTATCTGAACAATCAGACTGATGGAGCCTTTGTTGTTAATTCAGTGGCTAATTTGAATTATGACTCTAGGTTGCAAAATAAAACCGTACCCACTTTTGTAGAAGGTGCAGAATTTGGTGAATTCCATTTTTTTGAAGCCAACATGCACTATGACAACCCTAACATGAGATTCAAACAAAGAAATAAGTCTGGCACAACAGACCAGATTGATGTTGGACAGCAGCGCAGTATTAACGACAACAGTGAGAAATATAATGAAAATTGTATTGACAGAATGCAAGCTTTTGATGACTATAAGGATTTCCCTTTAAAAGTGGGTTTGCAAGTTAATGGAGTAGAGAAATCTGTAACCAATAGGACATTTTCCAATAgtaatagctttcaaaagattAAGAAGACAAGTAGCCAATCTCATacaaaacacaagcaag GAAGTGCAGGAACTTTGTATGATGGTTTTCTTCCTTTGGAGCAATCAAAAGCTAAGCAGGTTTCCAAGCATAATATTACAAGAGAGTTGCCTGAAGGGAATGAAAGAGCTTTTCCATTTTCTAAAGAAAATCGTTTGCTTGCTCGATGTCAAAATGAATTATACACTCAAGATAATGCTGCAG GACAAAATGAAGTGAGGTCAGCAGGACAATTTCAGGATGTGGATGAACAAAGGTTCCAAGAAGAACTTAAGCAAGCTGTGCGCGAAAGCTTGG AAGGCAATGACTATGTTGTGTCAGCTACTGAAACAGGGAGCATTTCAAGCCAGAAAGAAGTCCTTGGCACTGGTCTCAGGAATGCAGTTGGTGAATACAATTGTTTCTTGAATGTGATTATCCAG TCATTATGGCATTTAAGGCGTTTCAGAGATGAGTTCCTCAAAAAGTCATCAGTGCACGGGCATGTTGGAGATCCATGTGTTGTCTGTGCGCTTTATGATATATTTACAGATTTGAGAAATGCTTCTGAAGGTGGACTAAGCGATGCTGTTGCACCTACTTCTTTGAGAATTGCTTTGAGCAACTTATATCCTGATAGTAAATTCTTTCAAGAG GGACAGATGAATGATGCATCTGAGGTTTTGTCAGTAATTTTTGATTGTTTGCATAAGTCATTTAAGGTTCATTCTGGGGATAATGATGCTGGGCTGCAAAAAAATAATTCAGAGGGATCATGGGATTGCACAAACAGTTCGTGTATTGCACACACACTCTTTGGAATGAATATAGATGAACAGATGAATTGTTACAACTGCCATTCCCAGACTAGACACCTAAAGTACACTTCGTTTTTTCAGAATATCAATGCAAATTCATTACGAACAGCAAAG ATTATGTGTCCAGAAAGTTCTTTGGATGATCTTTTGAAGACTGTGGAAATGAATCACCGATTATCATGTGATGTTGAAGCTGGTGGTTGTGGAAAACAAAATTACGTGAATCATATATTGTCTCATCCGCCACATGTTTTCACAGCTG TTTTAGGATGGCAGAGTACAACTGAAAGTGCAGATGATATATCTGCAACTTTGGCAGCAATTACCACTGATGTTGATATTGGGGTTCTCTACTGCGGCATAGATAAAGGAAGTGAACATTCTCTGATTTCAATG GTTTGTTACTATGGGCAACACTATCACTGCTTTGCATATGAACATGATCAATGGGTCATGTATGATGACCAAACTGTAAAG GTGATTGGCGGTTGGGAAGATGTTATTACCACATGTAAAAGGGGGCATCTGCAGCCACAAGTTCTGTTCTTCGAGACTGTGAATTAA